The following is a genomic window from Desulfovibrio sp. TomC.
TTCCAACTGGTTACTTCGTGTCAGAAATCAAACGTACAAATTTTCTTGTTCAAGAGAAAAAATCAGCAATAGAAAAATCTAAAGAATAAAGGAGGTTAAGTTTTCGGTTTTGGTCAAATAGTGAGGTTTGATTCCCCGGAGACGAAAATCACCTTTTTTTGGGTCTAAAAATAGTGAGGTTTGATTCCCCGAAAACCCCAAAATAGTGAGGTTTGATTCCCGGTAGTGAGGTTTGATTCCCCGAAATAGTGAGGTTTGATTCCCCGGCAGACTGGTAAATAATTATAAAAATCAATAATTTAATGCTAATTTTTTCCAAATCCCTCCTTTCTTAACCCTTTTAAGAAAAAATCAAGAGCGCGGTTCTATATAATATTGCTCGTTGCTCAAAAACCAAAATCCCCATGAAGGAAACCGCTTACGCTCCCTTTCCATTGAGGGTGGAAGGTGTTCGGTGGTCCAGCGTTCACCCCAATTTTAACCAGGTTTAGATTCCGCACAGAAAACCATGGGCCATTTGGTCCGGTGGAATGCATTGAGCTGGATCACGTGACCGAAACCCAAAGACCCAATCCACCACCCTGGAAAAACCAGGTTATCCTTCCAAGAAATTCTCCTCTAAAATCCTGCATCCGTGCCATGGGGAAACCATCGGGTGAATTCTTGCCGGATTCTTGCCCCTTCTAGCGTTCCCAATTTGCCGTTTCTCCCCAAACCCGCATTAGGGTTCATCCTCATGCCGAAAACCTCCATAATCGCATTTTAAAGGGGTTTCTGGTGATGGTGGTGTTTTTCATGGTCTTTGAGGGATTTCATGTGTGTATTCTATACCTTTCCGGTCTGGTTTTAGCTCCACACCATACCCCAAAAAACTACCAGGTCTGTTTTTTCGTCCTCCAATCACCCCACCTGCACACCGACCTTCCCCAATCCCAAAACCAGCGGTTTTTTGCCGGTGCACCATGCCAGGATTTCGTCCTGTACCGCTTTCCGGGTCGTAGTCCGCGATGGCAAGGAAAATCCAAAATTTGGGCATTTTCGCGGGTTATCCGCTCTGCCTGGAAAGCAGTGAAATTTAATTGTTTTATTTCAGCTGGTTGCGCTATTACTTGTCAAAGGGAAAGGCAACTTCCTCATTGCCACAGTTCCAAAGAAATTGTATTTTAGGGTAAAAGTGGGGGAGAAATCTTATGTGGTGGAAAAAAGACATTGAAGATCGGTCAGCATTAAAAATTATTCGGGTTGCTGTTGCGTTCATGTACCTGTACATTGCGCTATCATTATCTATAACTTCAAGTGATGGCAATGTTAGTTTAGAACCTGTGAAAGTAATATCTAACTTTTGCTTGTTATTAGCATTTATTGCGCTAATTCCCTCGCTTGAGTCTGTATTTAAAAAAGACAACCTGCGGTTTATGAATGATATTTCTATCGTAACATCGTTTTTTGTCATTATAATATTACATGTTTACATGTTTAGTTCTTTGGGAATACAAGAAAATATTAAATATATTTTTATAAGTTTGTTGTGCAACAGTGCAGCGCAACTGCCACTTATGATTTTGACAAAAAGATCTTTTAAAAATGAAGCTCAATAAAGGATTTACACTTCTTGAAATTATCGTTTCCTTGATCATTCTTGGAGTGATAGCAGTTGCAATTGTTCCAAAGAATACTGACCAAGGAGTAGAAGATGTGGTTGATGCAAGCGTCCTTAAAGATGCATTACGTCAAACAATAATGAGGGCAATGTCAGATATATCAACAGCAAACTGGAATATTGTTGTTTCAAGTAAAACTATTTTAGTGAAAAAAGATACAACAACAATCAGTACATATACACTTCAAAAGTACAGTGGATCTTTTTCAATTTCGTTTAACCAATTAGGGCAACCATATGAATTTAACCAGGCAGGACAACCACAAACAGGCCCAGTTTTGCCTTATTCAATTGCTATTGATCCTGAAACAGGGTTTATCCCGTGAATGATCCAAAACAACAGTTGGAACACGGTTTCACTTTAATTGAAATAATTATAACTTTTGTTGTTGGTTCGATTTTAGCAGCAATGGCAATGCCATATTTTTTATCAGGAGCAATGTCTTCTCATACACCGATTGAAAGACTTCAAGTTTCTTCAAGTCTTAATCAAGCAATGGAAACAATTTTAGCAGATTATAACATGAATTATTCTTCCCCGACCAAAAATACT
Proteins encoded in this region:
- a CDS encoding type II secretion system protein encodes the protein MKLNKGFTLLEIIVSLIILGVIAVAIVPKNTDQGVEDVVDASVLKDALRQTIMRAMSDISTANWNIVVSSKTILVKKDTTTISTYTLQKYSGSFSISFNQLGQPYEFNQAGQPQTGPVLPYSIAIDPETGFIP
- a CDS encoding type II secretion system protein, yielding MNDPKQQLEHGFTLIEIIITFVVGSILAAMAMPYFLSGAMSSHTPIERLQVSSSLNQAMETILADYNMNYSSPTKNTLDAFAAKVKEFSTNYYSDASLKKVEAETTTVGSLSTALLVTITSINGEKIYHVFTIQSN